A part of Rhinatrema bivittatum chromosome 16, aRhiBiv1.1, whole genome shotgun sequence genomic DNA contains:
- the BOLA1 gene encoding bolA-like protein 1 isoform X1 — protein MRSALAIRLFLMLSSRLLWICRARLSPAFPYKHYCTGLPSMEKPIESSIRLKLTQSLQPVHLEVHNESHMHAVPKGSESHFKVVVISEKFNGMSLIQQHRLVNEALREELAGAVHALSILAKTPQQWKENPILNQSPPCLGGSKYDQQMINKLN, from the exons ATGAGAAGTG ctTTGGCAATTCGTCTTTTTTTGATGCTATCTTCACGTTTGCTGTGGATTTGCAGAGCACGCCTCAGTCCCGCCTTTCCCTACAAGCATTATTGCACAGGACTGCCCAGCATGGAGAAGCCAATAGAGTCCTCCATCCGGCTCAAGCTGacccagagcctgcagcctgttCACCTGGAGGTCCACAATGAAAGTCATATGCATGCTGTTCCCAAGGGGTCCGAAAGCCACTTCAAGGTGGTGGTCATATCTGAAAAATTCAATGGGATGTCCCTGATCCAGCAGCACCGGCTGGTGAATGAGGCACTACGGgaagagctggctggagcagtcCATGCTCTGTCCATTTTGGCTAAGACGCCGCAGCAGTGGAAGGAGAACCCCATCCTGAACCAGAGCCCCCCCTGCTTGGGAGGATCCAAATACGACCAGCAGATGATTAATAAACTTAACTAG
- the BOLA1 gene encoding bolA-like protein 1 isoform X2, with amino-acid sequence MLSSRLLWICRARLSPAFPYKHYCTGLPSMEKPIESSIRLKLTQSLQPVHLEVHNESHMHAVPKGSESHFKVVVISEKFNGMSLIQQHRLVNEALREELAGAVHALSILAKTPQQWKENPILNQSPPCLGGSKYDQQMINKLN; translated from the coding sequence ATGCTATCTTCACGTTTGCTGTGGATTTGCAGAGCACGCCTCAGTCCCGCCTTTCCCTACAAGCATTATTGCACAGGACTGCCCAGCATGGAGAAGCCAATAGAGTCCTCCATCCGGCTCAAGCTGacccagagcctgcagcctgttCACCTGGAGGTCCACAATGAAAGTCATATGCATGCTGTTCCCAAGGGGTCCGAAAGCCACTTCAAGGTGGTGGTCATATCTGAAAAATTCAATGGGATGTCCCTGATCCAGCAGCACCGGCTGGTGAATGAGGCACTACGGgaagagctggctggagcagtcCATGCTCTGTCCATTTTGGCTAAGACGCCGCAGCAGTGGAAGGAGAACCCCATCCTGAACCAGAGCCCCCCCTGCTTGGGAGGATCCAAATACGACCAGCAGATGATTAATAAACTTAACTAG